From the Hylaeus volcanicus isolate JK05 chromosome 4, UHH_iyHylVolc1.0_haploid, whole genome shotgun sequence genome, one window contains:
- the LOC128875963 gene encoding uncharacterized protein LOC128875963 — protein MCCEISEGIPNKRKSDDPKMTKPPRIENKHIDKEMGTMEKIEIYYFDHGNSAYYRTTDSPPILATEKCAEKTDQAATRFWAEIFGTIHIGTAFVTAFILQLIRFVLYSIIRPLTVGVLQMLADYFIKPCLSIVFNALIQPVLILLYNIATSLRDLCEPIAEAMGLFLREIANVCAAIRIVEVKRCSPSVPCT, from the exons ATGTGCTGTGAGATATCGGAAGGTATaccaaacaaaagaaaatccgATGACCCCAAAATGACCAAACCGCCAAgaatcgaaaacaaacataTAGATAAAGAAATGGGGACAATGGAAAAAATcgagatttattatttcgacCATGGTAACTCTGC ttACTATCGAACGACGGATTCACCACCGATATTAGCCACTGAAAAATGCGCAGAGAAGACTGACCAGGCGGCGACTCGTTTCTGGGCTGAGATATTCGGAACGATTCACATAGGCACCGCTTTCGTGACAGCGTTCATCCTGCAACTAATACGCTTCGTACTCTACAGCATAATTAGGCCACTCACCGTGGGCGTTTTGCAAATGCTCGCCGACTACTTTATAAAACCCTGTCTGTCGATCGTCTTCAACGCTCTTATACAACCAGTGTtgatattattgtacaatataGCGACGTCTTTGAGGGATCTCTGCGAGCCTATCGCTGAGGCGATGGGTCTGTTCCTAAGGGAGATCGCCAATGTATGCGCGGCGATTAGAATTGTAGAAGTGAAACGGTGTTCTCCTTCTGTTCCTTGCACTTAA
- the LOC128875961 gene encoding MOB kinase activator-like 2 isoform X2, whose protein sequence is MLRSPARVVLQDSSASTSSTLSAPPTPVHHGAAASGSTASSRLSLLDTCHRKIRFFGELVAKARRKEKDAGTTEDPKLYLEEAALERQLPELDLRMLVDLPPGLDYNEWLASHTLALFDHINLVYGTISEFCTMTGCPDMTGPGLRTYLWFDEKGKKTRVAAPQYIDYVMTFTQRTVSDETIFPTKYANEFPSSFESIVRKILRLLYHVVAHIYHCHFREVALLGLHAHLNCVFAHLTLLNQRFNLIDPKETEILGDLEAALLGDSTSSSAPSQTLAIQETPTTTT, encoded by the exons ATGCTGCGCTCACCGGCGCGCGTCGTCCTCCAGGATTCTTCCGCCTCGACGTCCTCGACGCTGTCGGCGCCGCCGACGCCGGTCCACCACGGCGCCGCCGCCAGCGGCTCCACTGCCTCCTCGCGACTTTCCCTTCTCGACACCTGCCACAGGAAGATCAGGTTCTTCGGCGAGCTTGTCGC AAAAGCCCGACGAAAGGAGAAGGATGCGGGAACAACAGAGGATCCGAAACTGTACCTCGAGGAGGCGGCCCTCGAAAGGCAACTGCCCGAGCTGGACTTGAGGATGTTGGTCGATCTACCGCCAGGCTTGGACTATAACGAGTGGCTGGCCTCCCACACTCTCGCACTATTCGATCATATCAACCTCGTTTACGGGACGATATCCGAGTTCTGCACCATGACAGGCTGTCCCGACATGACTGGTCCTGGCTTAAG GACGTATTTGTGGTTCGACGAGAAAGGGAAGAAAACGCGAGTGGCAGCGCCACAGTATATAGATTATGTTATGACTTTTACACAACGCACCGTTAGCGATGAAACTATATTTCCTACGAAATATG CAAATGAATTTCCTAGCTCGTTCGAATCGATAGTGCGTAAGATCCTGCGGCTACTGTACCACGTGGTGGCACACATTTACCACTGCCACTTCAGAGAGGTAGCACTCTTGGGGCTGCATGCCCACCTCAACTGTGTGTTTGCCCACCTCACGCTGCTTAATCAACGCTTCAACCTTATCGACCCCAAGGAGACGGAGATCTTAGGGGACTTAGAAGCTGCCCTCTTGG GTGACTCGACATCATCATCTGCGCCTTCACAAACCTTAGCCATCCAGGAAACTCCGACCACAACCACTTAG
- the LOC128875961 gene encoding MOB kinase activator-like 2 isoform X1 yields MLRSPARVVLQDSSASTSSTLSAPPTPVHHGAAASGSTASSRLSLLDTCHRKIRFFGELVAKARRKEKDAGTTEDPKLYLEEAALERQLPELDLRMLVDLPPGLDYNEWLASHTLALFDHINLVYGTISEFCTMTGCPDMTGPGLRTYLWFDEKGKKTRVAAPQYIDYVMTFTQRTVSDETIFPTKYANEFPSSFESIVRKILRLLYHVVAHIYHCHFREVALLGLHAHLNCVFAHLTLLNQRFNLIDPKETEILGDLEAALLGLITAVITFRFLRCDSTSSSAPSQTLAIQETPTTTT; encoded by the exons ATGCTGCGCTCACCGGCGCGCGTCGTCCTCCAGGATTCTTCCGCCTCGACGTCCTCGACGCTGTCGGCGCCGCCGACGCCGGTCCACCACGGCGCCGCCGCCAGCGGCTCCACTGCCTCCTCGCGACTTTCCCTTCTCGACACCTGCCACAGGAAGATCAGGTTCTTCGGCGAGCTTGTCGC AAAAGCCCGACGAAAGGAGAAGGATGCGGGAACAACAGAGGATCCGAAACTGTACCTCGAGGAGGCGGCCCTCGAAAGGCAACTGCCCGAGCTGGACTTGAGGATGTTGGTCGATCTACCGCCAGGCTTGGACTATAACGAGTGGCTGGCCTCCCACACTCTCGCACTATTCGATCATATCAACCTCGTTTACGGGACGATATCCGAGTTCTGCACCATGACAGGCTGTCCCGACATGACTGGTCCTGGCTTAAG GACGTATTTGTGGTTCGACGAGAAAGGGAAGAAAACGCGAGTGGCAGCGCCACAGTATATAGATTATGTTATGACTTTTACACAACGCACCGTTAGCGATGAAACTATATTTCCTACGAAATATG CAAATGAATTTCCTAGCTCGTTCGAATCGATAGTGCGTAAGATCCTGCGGCTACTGTACCACGTGGTGGCACACATTTACCACTGCCACTTCAGAGAGGTAGCACTCTTGGGGCTGCATGCCCACCTCAACTGTGTGTTTGCCCACCTCACGCTGCTTAATCAACGCTTCAACCTTATCGACCCCAAGGAGACGGAGATCTTAGGGGACTTAGAAGCTGCCCTCTTGG gaCTAATAACTGCGGTAATtacttttcgttttcttcggt GTGACTCGACATCATCATCTGCGCCTTCACAAACCTTAGCCATCCAGGAAACTCCGACCACAACCACTTAG
- the LOC128875961 gene encoding MOB kinase activator-like 2 isoform X6, whose amino-acid sequence MGKARRKEKDAGTTEDPKLYLEEAALERQLPELDLRMLVDLPPGLDYNEWLASHTLALFDHINLVYGTISEFCTMTGCPDMTGPGLRTYLWFDEKGKKTRVAAPQYIDYVMTFTQRTVSDETIFPTKYANEFPSSFESIVRKILRLLYHVVAHIYHCHFREVALLGLHAHLNCVFAHLTLLNQRFNLIDPKETEILGDLEAALLGLITAVITFRFLRCDSTSSSAPSQTLAIQETPTTTT is encoded by the exons AAAAGCCCGACGAAAGGAGAAGGATGCGGGAACAACAGAGGATCCGAAACTGTACCTCGAGGAGGCGGCCCTCGAAAGGCAACTGCCCGAGCTGGACTTGAGGATGTTGGTCGATCTACCGCCAGGCTTGGACTATAACGAGTGGCTGGCCTCCCACACTCTCGCACTATTCGATCATATCAACCTCGTTTACGGGACGATATCCGAGTTCTGCACCATGACAGGCTGTCCCGACATGACTGGTCCTGGCTTAAG GACGTATTTGTGGTTCGACGAGAAAGGGAAGAAAACGCGAGTGGCAGCGCCACAGTATATAGATTATGTTATGACTTTTACACAACGCACCGTTAGCGATGAAACTATATTTCCTACGAAATATG CAAATGAATTTCCTAGCTCGTTCGAATCGATAGTGCGTAAGATCCTGCGGCTACTGTACCACGTGGTGGCACACATTTACCACTGCCACTTCAGAGAGGTAGCACTCTTGGGGCTGCATGCCCACCTCAACTGTGTGTTTGCCCACCTCACGCTGCTTAATCAACGCTTCAACCTTATCGACCCCAAGGAGACGGAGATCTTAGGGGACTTAGAAGCTGCCCTCTTGG gaCTAATAACTGCGGTAATtacttttcgttttcttcggt GTGACTCGACATCATCATCTGCGCCTTCACAAACCTTAGCCATCCAGGAAACTCCGACCACAACCACTTAG
- the LOC128875961 gene encoding MOB kinase activator-like 2 isoform X4: MLRSPARVVLQDSSASTSSTLSAPPTPVHHGAAASGSTASSRLSLLDTCHRKIRFFGELVAKARRKEKDAGTTEDPKLYLEEAALERQLPELDLRMLVDLPPGLDYNEWLASHTLALFDHINLVYGTISEFCTMTGCPDMTGPGLRTYLWFDEKGKKTRVAAPQYIDYVMTFTQRTVSDETIFPTKYANEFPSSFESIVRKILRLLYHVVAHIYHCHFREVALLGLHAHLNCVFAHLTLLNQRFNLIDPKETEILGDLEAALLAIQETPTTTT; this comes from the exons ATGCTGCGCTCACCGGCGCGCGTCGTCCTCCAGGATTCTTCCGCCTCGACGTCCTCGACGCTGTCGGCGCCGCCGACGCCGGTCCACCACGGCGCCGCCGCCAGCGGCTCCACTGCCTCCTCGCGACTTTCCCTTCTCGACACCTGCCACAGGAAGATCAGGTTCTTCGGCGAGCTTGTCGC AAAAGCCCGACGAAAGGAGAAGGATGCGGGAACAACAGAGGATCCGAAACTGTACCTCGAGGAGGCGGCCCTCGAAAGGCAACTGCCCGAGCTGGACTTGAGGATGTTGGTCGATCTACCGCCAGGCTTGGACTATAACGAGTGGCTGGCCTCCCACACTCTCGCACTATTCGATCATATCAACCTCGTTTACGGGACGATATCCGAGTTCTGCACCATGACAGGCTGTCCCGACATGACTGGTCCTGGCTTAAG GACGTATTTGTGGTTCGACGAGAAAGGGAAGAAAACGCGAGTGGCAGCGCCACAGTATATAGATTATGTTATGACTTTTACACAACGCACCGTTAGCGATGAAACTATATTTCCTACGAAATATG CAAATGAATTTCCTAGCTCGTTCGAATCGATAGTGCGTAAGATCCTGCGGCTACTGTACCACGTGGTGGCACACATTTACCACTGCCACTTCAGAGAGGTAGCACTCTTGGGGCTGCATGCCCACCTCAACTGTGTGTTTGCCCACCTCACGCTGCTTAATCAACGCTTCAACCTTATCGACCCCAAGGAGACGGAGATCTTAGGGGACTTAGAAGCTGCCCTCTTGG CCATCCAGGAAACTCCGACCACAACCACTTAG
- the LOC128875961 gene encoding MOB kinase activator-like 2 isoform X3, producing the protein MLRSPARVVLQDSSASTSSTLSAPPTPVHHGAAASGSTASSRLSLLDTCHRKIRFFGELVAKARRKEKDAGTTEDPKLYLEEAALERQLPELDLRMLVDLPPGLDYNEWLASHTLALFDHINLVYGTISEFCTMTGCPDMTGPGLRTYLWFDEKGKKTRVAAPQYIDYVMTFTQRTVSDETIFPTKYANEFPSSFESIVRKILRLLYHVVAHIYHCHFREVALLGLHAHLNCVFAHLTLLNQRFNLIDPKETEILGDLEAALLGLITAVTRHHHLRLHKP; encoded by the exons ATGCTGCGCTCACCGGCGCGCGTCGTCCTCCAGGATTCTTCCGCCTCGACGTCCTCGACGCTGTCGGCGCCGCCGACGCCGGTCCACCACGGCGCCGCCGCCAGCGGCTCCACTGCCTCCTCGCGACTTTCCCTTCTCGACACCTGCCACAGGAAGATCAGGTTCTTCGGCGAGCTTGTCGC AAAAGCCCGACGAAAGGAGAAGGATGCGGGAACAACAGAGGATCCGAAACTGTACCTCGAGGAGGCGGCCCTCGAAAGGCAACTGCCCGAGCTGGACTTGAGGATGTTGGTCGATCTACCGCCAGGCTTGGACTATAACGAGTGGCTGGCCTCCCACACTCTCGCACTATTCGATCATATCAACCTCGTTTACGGGACGATATCCGAGTTCTGCACCATGACAGGCTGTCCCGACATGACTGGTCCTGGCTTAAG GACGTATTTGTGGTTCGACGAGAAAGGGAAGAAAACGCGAGTGGCAGCGCCACAGTATATAGATTATGTTATGACTTTTACACAACGCACCGTTAGCGATGAAACTATATTTCCTACGAAATATG CAAATGAATTTCCTAGCTCGTTCGAATCGATAGTGCGTAAGATCCTGCGGCTACTGTACCACGTGGTGGCACACATTTACCACTGCCACTTCAGAGAGGTAGCACTCTTGGGGCTGCATGCCCACCTCAACTGTGTGTTTGCCCACCTCACGCTGCTTAATCAACGCTTCAACCTTATCGACCCCAAGGAGACGGAGATCTTAGGGGACTTAGAAGCTGCCCTCTTGG gaCTAATAACTGCG GTGACTCGACATCATCATCTGCGCCTTCACAAACCTTAG